In Antechinus flavipes isolate AdamAnt ecotype Samford, QLD, Australia chromosome 3, AdamAnt_v2, whole genome shotgun sequence, a genomic segment contains:
- the SERP2 gene encoding stress-associated endoplasmic reticulum protein 2, with the protein MVAKQRIRMANKKHSKNITQRGNVAKTLRPQEEKYPVGPWLLALFVFVVCGSAIFQIIQSIRMGM; encoded by the exons ATGGTGGCCAAACAGCGGATCCGGATGGCTAACAAGAAGCACAGCAAAAACATCACACAGAGAGGGAACGTAGCCAAAACCCTG AGACCACAAGAAGAGAAATACCCTGTGGGTCCGTGGCTGCTGGcactgtttgtttttgttgtctgTGGATCAG ctaTATTTCAGATCATCCAGAGTATCCGGATGGGTATGTGA